In Helicobacter mastomyrinus, a single genomic region encodes these proteins:
- the rplS gene encoding 50S ribosomal protein L19, with amino-acid sequence MRNRYIQSFNDMQIGDKQVPQFKAGDTLKLGIKIQEGDKSRVQYFEGVCIAIRGNGVDRTFTTRKIGANNIGVEKTFPLYSASLESIEVLRIGRVRRAKLYYLRTRKGKAARIKELRK; translated from the coding sequence ATGAGAAATCGTTATATACAAAGCTTTAATGATATGCAAATTGGCGATAAGCAAGTGCCACAATTTAAGGCAGGGGACACTCTAAAACTAGGGATTAAGATTCAAGAAGGCGATAAAAGCAGGGTGCAATATTTTGAGGGTGTATGTATCGCTATTCGTGGCAATGGCGTGGATAGAACTTTCACAACAAGAAAAATCGGTGCAAATAACATCGGTGTGGAAAAGACATTTCCCCTTTATAGCGCAAGTTTAGAAAGCATAGAGGTATTACGTATAGGACGTGTGAGACGAGCTAAACTCTACTACCTGCGCACAAGAAAAGGCAAGGCTGCTCGTATTAAAGAATTACGCAAGTAG